From one Lolium rigidum isolate FL_2022 chromosome 4, APGP_CSIRO_Lrig_0.1, whole genome shotgun sequence genomic stretch:
- the LOC124705586 gene encoding auxin response factor 22-like, which produces MKEERCLDPQLWHACAGGMVQMPTPRARVFYFPQGHAEHANGGGGGVAAAELAAALGPRPLPPLVLCSVAGVRFLADPDTDEVFAKIRLVPVGAGDPGLRDPDPLGPDQTEAREKLASFAKTLTQSDANNGGGFSVPRYCAETIFPKLDYRADPPVQTVLAKDVHGEVWKFRHIYRGTPRRHLLTTGWSTFVNQKKLVAGDSIVFLRTEHGELCVGIRRAKRVTCGGMECISGWNAPGYGGFSAFLKDEENKMMNGPGGGYMKGRGKVKIADVVEAASLAASGQPFEVVYYPRASTPEFVVKAAAMQAAMRIHWCPGMRFKMAFETEDSSRISWFMGTISSVQVADPIRWQNSPWRLLQVTWDEPDLLQNVKCVSPWLVELVSSIPPIHLGPFSPPRKKLRVPQHPDFPFDGHLFNPIFHGNPLGPSNSHLCCYPDNSPASIQGARHAQFGLPLTDHQLNKLHLGLFQGGGFNRFDALTPSSRIPKGFVISSAPAHDSVSCVLTIGTPQSAEKSDDRKTPHIMLFGKAILTEQQITSSGSRETLSSGATGNSSPNGNATKAGNVSDGSGSSICIGFSSQGHEASDLGLEAGHCKVFMESEDVGRTIDLSVFGSYEELYGRLSDMFGIEKEEIISHLRYRDTAGAVMHTGELPFSDFMKVARRLTIITGENGRLPKPLMECMVQRV; this is translated from the exons ATGAAGGAGGAGAGGTGCCTGGACCCGCAGCTGTGGCACGCCTGCGCGGGCGGCATGGTGCAGATGCCCACGCCGCGCGCCCGCGTCTTCTACTTCCCGCAGGGCCACGCCGAGCAcgccaacggcggcggcggcggcgtggccgccGCCGAGCTCGCGGCGGCGCTCGGCCCGCGCCCGCTCCCGCCGCTCGTGCTCTGCTCCGTCGCCGGGGTGCGCTTCCTGGCCGATCCGGACACGGACGAGGTGTTCGCCAAGATCCGCCTCGTGCCCGTCGGCGCCGGCGACCCGGGGCTCCGGGACCCCGACCCGCTCGGCCCCGACCAGACGGAGGCGCGCGAGAAGCTCGCCTCCTTCGCCAAGACGCTCACCCAGTCCGACGCCAACAACGGCGGCGGCTTCTCCGTGCCCCGCTACTGCGCCGAGACCATCTTCCCCAAGCTCGACTACCGGGCCGACCCGCCCGTGCAGACGGTGCTCGCCAAGGACGTGCACGGGGAGGTCTGGAAGTTCCGCCACATCTACCGGGGCACCCCGCGCAGGCACCTGCTCACCACGGGATGGAGCACCTTCGTCAACCAGAAGAAGCTCGTCGCGGGGGACTCCATCGTCTTCCTGCGCACCGAGCACGGCGAGCTCTGCGTCGGGATACGCCGCGCCAAGCGGGTCACATGCGGTGGCATGGAGTGCATATCCGGATGGAACGCCCCGGGCTACGGGGGATTCTCGGCCTTCCTCAAGGACGAGGAGAACAAGATGATGAATGGACCCGGAGGAGGCTACATGAAGGGCAGGGGGAAGGTCAAGATCGCCGACGTCGTCGAGGCCGCCAGCCTTGCGGCCAGCGGCCAGCCGTTTGAGGTGGTCTACTACCCGAGAGCTAGCACGCCCGAGTTTGTTGTCAAGGCCGCCGCCATGCAGGCTGCCATGAGGATCCACTGGTGCCCTGGGATGAGATTCAAGATGGCCTTTGAGACCGAGGACTCCTCAAGAATTAGCTGGTTTATGGGGACTATATCTTCCGTCCAGGTCGCTGATCCCATCAGATGGCAAAATTCTCCGTGGAGGCTTCTTCAG GTCACATGGGATGAACCCGACTTGTTGCAGAATGTGAAATGTGTCAGCCCATGGCTTGTGGAGCTTGTATCAAGCATTCCACCTATCCATTTGGGACCATTTTCACCTCCACGAAAGAAGTTACGGGTTCCCCAACATCCAGATTTCCCATTTGATGGTCATCTGTTTAATCCCATTTTCCATGGGAACCCACTTGGTCCTAGCAACAGCCACCTATGCTGTTACCCGGACAACTCTCCTGCAAGCATACAGGGAGCCAGGCATGCTCAATTTGGTTTACCATTGACAGATCATCAGCTTAATAAGCTGCACCTCGGTCTGTTCCAGGGCGGCGGTTTTAACCGGTTCGACGCCCTAACCCCGTCTTCTCGGATACCCAAGGGATTTGTGATCAGCAGCGCACCAGCCCATGACAGTGTCTCTTGCGTGTTGACGATTGGTACACCACAGAGCGCAGAAAAATCTGATGACAGAAAGACACCACACATAATGTTGTTTGGAAAGGCTATCCTTACCGAGCAGCAGATAACCTCAAGTGGATCAAGAGAGACACTTTCCTCTGGGGCTACTGGAAACAGTTCTCCTAACGGCAATGCGACGAAGGCAGGAAATGTATCTGATGGTTCTGGTTCGTCAATTTGCATTGGCTTTTCGTCCCAAGGCCACGAGGCCTCTGACCTTGGATTAGAAGCTGGACACTGCAAGGTATTTATGGAATCGGAGGATGTTGGTCGCACCATTGACCTTTCAGTGTTTGGGTCGTACGAAGAGCTGTACGGCCGTCTGTCTGACATGTTTGGAATCGAGAAAGAGGAGATCATAAGCCATCTCCGTTACCGCGACACAGCCGGTGCAGTCATGCATACCGGCGAATTGCCATTCAG CGACTTCATGAAAGTAGCACGGAGGCTGACAATAATAACTGGCGAAAACGGAAGGCTGCCGAAACCTCTCATGGAATGCATGGTTCAGCGGGTGTGA